In Pseudonocardia sp. C8, one genomic interval encodes:
- a CDS encoding TetR/AcrR family transcriptional regulator, with protein sequence MAREAILDAAWAVAREQGIAAVTLREVATRVGMRPPSLYSHFDSKHAIYDAMFGQAWQDFDDSVAAVELPDDPRAALHTLTRHYVTFSLEDLARHQLMDQRVIPDFTPTPENYAPAVRALERVRRALEQITGGLDDDDMDLIVVVTGGLVGAQWQNDPGGTRYVRQLDRIVDLLADELDLPTTRPSEETRRP encoded by the coding sequence GTGGCGCGGGAGGCGATCCTGGACGCGGCCTGGGCGGTCGCGCGCGAGCAGGGGATCGCCGCGGTCACGCTGCGCGAGGTCGCGACCCGGGTCGGGATGCGACCGCCGTCGCTGTACTCGCACTTCGACTCCAAGCACGCGATCTACGACGCCATGTTCGGGCAGGCCTGGCAGGACTTCGACGACAGCGTCGCCGCCGTCGAGCTCCCGGACGACCCGCGTGCGGCCCTGCACACGCTCACCCGCCACTACGTGACGTTCTCCCTCGAGGATCTCGCGCGCCACCAGCTGATGGACCAGCGCGTGATCCCCGACTTCACCCCGACACCGGAGAACTACGCGCCCGCCGTGCGGGCCCTGGAACGCGTGCGCCGCGCGCTCGAGCAGATCACCGGCGGGCTCGACGACGACGACATGGACCTGATCGTCGTCGTCACCGGCGGTCTCGTCGGCGCCCAGTGGCAGAACGACCCCGGCGGCACGCGCTACGTCCGCCAGCTCGACCGCATCGTCGACCTGCTGGCCGACGAGCTCGACCTTCCCACCACCCGGCCGTCCGAGGAGACACGACGACCATGA
- a CDS encoding cytochrome c oxidase subunit 4, whose amino-acid sequence MKIESRIFEICTVFFFVCGIVYTVLAREPVGIAALFLTGGLSLIVGTYFRFVSRRLEERPEDNPDAEVSDGAGEVGFFSPGSYWPIGLAAAAAFTGIGLAFFYAWMIVVGLTLVLIAVGGLVFEYHRGPAHH is encoded by the coding sequence ATGAAGATCGAGTCCCGGATCTTCGAGATCTGCACCGTGTTCTTCTTCGTGTGCGGCATCGTGTACACGGTGCTGGCCCGCGAGCCCGTCGGCATCGCCGCCCTGTTCCTGACCGGTGGCCTGTCGCTGATCGTCGGCACCTACTTCCGGTTCGTCTCCCGGCGGCTCGAGGAGCGGCCCGAGGACAACCCGGACGCCGAGGTCTCCGACGGCGCCGGCGAGGTCGGCTTCTTCTCCCCGGGCAGCTACTGGCCGATCGGCCTGGCCGCGGCCGCCGCGTTCACCGGGATCGGCCTGGCGTTCTTCTACGCGTGGATGATCGTGGTCGGCTTGACGCTGGTCCTGATCGCCGTGGGTGGCCTGGTCTTCGAGTACCACCGGGGCCCCGCCCACCACTGA